The nucleotide sequence AAGTCCGTATCTTGTTGAATCGGAAACAGGGAAAGATTAACTCCACCTACGAGAGCCATTCGACAATCGTTGTTTCCAATGGCCTGACATGCTTGGTGCAGAGCGACCAAGGAGGAAGAGCAAGATGTATTAATCAGTTGGCTCGGACCTGACAGATTCAGCAAATAAGAAATTCGTGAAGCGATAATTGCTGCAACGTTGCCAGCCAGCGAAGACGAATCAACGTTTTTCAACACACGCTGGTACTGTGATTCATTGTCACAATACCCCAGAAATACGCCGGTAGGAGAACCGCTGATCATCTTCTCGCTATACCCGGCATGTTCAAATGTTTCCCATGCCAACTCGAGAAACATCCGCTGATAAGGGTCCATGGTTCGAGCCTCTGCAGGTGATATCTCGAAAAACGCATGATCAAATAAATCCACATGATCGAGATACCCCATCCGCTCATACTTGAAATCAGTGTCGTTAAAAAATTCTCTCGCTACCCTCTCGACATCTGGACGCCTTGTAGCAGGGATATCACTGATTGAATCGTGCCCCTGTTTCAAATTATTCCAGTATTCTTCGAGGCTGCTGGCTCCGGGAAAACGACAAGCCATACCGATGATCGCGAAATCTTGGCGTGTATTTACGTTGGCAGAGGACAGTTCCTTCAGCAAAGGGAGTGCTTCCTTCTCTTGCAGACGATGAGCAGCCACTTGCTCCAAGATGTATTTTTTTAGCAAACTCATCCTAATTCCCCTTCCTTTTGTCGATCAGCTCGGCACCCTTGTCTACGGAGAGAACTCCCTCCTTGACCTCCCTCAGCAATTCCAGAAGGGATTCATCATCATCGCTTTGATCTTCCATAGATGCAAACTGATCCTGTTTTCTTTGTTCGAGAAAATCCACAAACATGGCAATCGTATAGTATGAAAACAAATGCGCGACGCTAATCTCGCTATCCACTTGTTTTACGATTTGCGCATGCATTTTAAGCAACAGCAGGGAATTCCCTCCCAGTTGGAAAAAGCTGTCGTGTACCCCCACTTTTTCGATCCCCAGGATTTCTTTCCAGATGGTAACCAGCTGTTCTTCCTTCTCGTTTCGTGGGGCTACATACTCTGCGTCGGACGCCTGTTGCTCATCCACTTCAGGCAATAGCTTGCGATTGATCTTGCCCCCTGCTGTCAACGGCATTTTTTCAATGCTGACAAAAAAGGAAGGGATCATGTGATCGGGAAGCCGTTCGCTGAGATAACCACGCAAGTCACTTGCGGTCAATTCCTGAGCATTCGATACGTAGTACGCGCACAATCGAGCCTTCTCTTCTTGAAATACAACGGCACACTCTTTTACTAGCGGGTGGGACAAGAGCACCTCATCAATCTCCCCCAGCTCAATTCGGTGCCCACGTACTTTTACTTGATGGTCGATGCGACCGCAGAACTTGATATTGCCATTCGGCAGATAACGTCCAAGGTCGCCTGTCTTGTAAAGCTTTTGATAACCAATTTCCGGATATGGGTTGTCAACAAAGCTGGCTGCTGTTTTCTCAGGATCGTGCAAGTAACCATGCCCCAAGCACAAGCCTGTGATATAGATCTCTCCTTGATGTCCAGCCGGAACAAGTTTGCGATTTGAATCCAGCAGCAAAATTTTCGTATTGGCTATCGGCTTTCCGATCGGTATCGGTCCCTGATGGGTATGGTCGATCTCAAAGTAGATAACACCAATAGACGTCTCCGTCGGACCATACAGATTCGTGATACGAACGTGGGGAAACCTCTGAAGAAACAGTTGCACGGTGTGAGCCGTAATTTCCTCTCCCCCCAAGATCAGGTGGCGAATCGAAGAAAGTGAATCGTGTATGTCCATCCGTGTTTCCATTTGATCCACCAACAGGTTGAAGACCGACGGCACAAAGTCCGTAATCGTAATCTGATAGGTTGAAATGGCGTGCAATACTTGATCGAGCGTCATCTCGAATTCAGGAATCGGCAAGACGGTACGGCCACCATGCAAGAGCGGCCAGAATAGTTGCCAGACCGAGCTGTCGTAGTGATGGGGAGTCGTCTGGAAAATGGCATCCTGTTCCGTACAACCATAATGTTCATCCATCCAGCGAAACCGGTTGAAAATACCGATATGAGGGACGACAGCTCCTTTTGGTTTGCCAGTGGAACCAGATGTATAGATCACATAGATCGGATCGTTCACATCTACCTGAACCGTCAAGTCCTCTTCTTCCTGGATATCATCCGCATCGACGATTACAGCACGTGTCATTTGCACAAATGACGGTTCCTGATGTATTTCTGGCCCGATCAGGGTCACCGGACAATCCAATTCATCCAGTAGCTGCTTTTTCCGTTCGTTCGGACTTTGCACGTCTAATGGCACAAAGGCCGCACCAGTTTTCATCACAGCTAGCAGAGAAATGACCAAATTCAAGCTACGATTCATCAAGACAGGAACATAGCTTCCTCTTCCAATGCCGCGGTCTTTCAACATACGCGCAAGGAAATTGGCTTTGCCATTCAATTGAGCGTAAGTAAGGGTTTTGTGGCCAAACACAGCTGCTGTTAGATGAGGAGTACGCGCTGCCTGTTCCTCGATCAGTTGATGGATCGGCTTGGGAGCAGAATGAGGGACATCTGTTTGATTTCGGGTATACAACAGATCTGTCCGCTCCGCCTCGGTCAACATATCGATTGTGTGAACCAACCGTTTAGGATCGACGACGACTTCACGAAGAATTTGCAGATAATGGCTGATCATCCGTTCGATTACAGCCTCTTGGAACTGCTCGCCCGCATACCGTACACGGCCTGTAATTCCATCCTCTGTTTGCTTGCATGCAAATACCACTTGCAGGGACAAGCCTTCTAAAGCAGCAATATCTTGCATGTTTTCTAGTACGAAGGCTGTATCCAGCAGTGTCTTCAGATCCGTGTCGGATAGATCAAGCCATTGCATCATTTGCGAAAACGGATAGTTCTGATGCTCCATTGCCTCTTTGACCAGCTGCTTACCCTCTTTCGCCACTTCTGCAAAAGTAGCTTCTGGATGCATCCGTACACGCAGCGGCAGCACCCGATTCCAAGCATTAGGGGGAAGCGGATTCTGAAAGACGGGCGTGAGAATGATCATGTCGTCTGTCTGCTTATACCGATTCAGCATGATTTGAAACGTCGACAGAAGGAACAGGTAGAGCTTCATCGGATGATGATCACAATGGGCCGCAACGGCAGCATTCAAATCATCTGGAAAGACAAAAGATATTTCGTTAGTCTCCTCCTCCCCATCGCCTTCCTTTTCCGTCCCTTCGGTTGGAAGGAGGGAGAGCGTCCACTCCCCCTGTAATTTCTCATGCCAGTACTGCTCCTCCCGGCTAAATTTCCGACTGGTTAGCAGAATGTTTTGCGAAATAGTAGTCTCCATATGCCCTCCCCCTCTTACTCACCGCTTGCTCTAAAATTCAAAATCCCAATCGACGCCCTGTGCTTGAATAAGGGCTACCTCACGGGTCAATTCAAAGTCTTGCAGGAGGCGCTCGGGATCTTCCATCACCTGCTGCAACAAGCTTTTGAAGTCACTCACAAACTGCTCCATCGTCTCTCTCCGGAACAGGTCACTGCGGTAATCCAGCTTACATGTAAGTCTGTCGAAAACCGGATAAGCCGACAGATGAAGGTCAAGTTTAGCCGTGTTGTTTTGCAGGGGATAGTTTTTGACGATCATTCCCTCAAGCTCCAGTTCCCCTTCCGGATTGTCCATGTTTTGCAGGACGAAGATCGTATCAAAAAGGGGCTGACGACCTGTATTTGGCTCAAGACCAAGAGTCTGGACAAACAGATCAATCGGGTAATCCGCTTGTTCAAAAGAGGCTAGCGTATGCTCGCGGACCTCCGCAAGAAACTCGCGATAGGTTTTCTCGCCTTTTGGATAATTGCGCAAAGGAATGGTGTTGATAAACATCCCAATTACGTCATCAAACTCTGCAAATTTACGCCCAGCTACTGGAGTTCCGACAACGACATCCTCTTGGCCGCTGTACTTTGCAAGCAGCATGTTGTAAACCGATAACAGCACGATGTAAAGTGTCGCATGTTCTTCCGCTGCCAGATCCTGCAACCGCTGCCTCTCCTCTGCCGATATCTCGAACTCAATCGTTGCACCAGGAAACGTAAGAGATTCTGGCCTTTCGTAATCAGTCGGAATCGCTAGAAGTGGAGCCGGGCTTGTAAACATGTCTGTCCAATAGTCAGCTTGAAGCTCCCCTGACTCAAGTGCAGATTCCTGCCAAACAGCAAACTCTTTTTGCTGAACTTCCAATGCAGGAAGTAGCACACCTGCATAGAGACGAACAAAGTCCTCTACGAGAATATCCATGGATACACCGTCTGAAACGATATGGTGCATGTCGAACAACAAGAGATGCTTTTCCGGTTCAACCCTGATTAGCCCTGCACGCAGCAATGGCGCTTGACGCAAGTCGAATGGCCGTACAAACGTTGCCAGGCTGGCCTCCAACTGCTCTGCACTTGCTTCGCTCACTTCCAAACGGAAGACTAGCGAATCATGTACAATTTGAACCACTTGCCCATCTAGATAATCAAACGAGGTACGAAGAGATTCATGGCGGTCAACCAGTCCTTGAAAAGCATGTTCTACCTTCTCACGGTTCAAAGCTCCTTCGATGAAACGAGCAGCCGTAATGTGAAGACTTGTGTCAGCCGGATTCAACTGCTGAAGAATAAAGAATTTGCGCTGAGCAGCCGTAACAGGATAGTACGATCTGGCTTCGACTGGGAATCGTCTTTTCAAAATCGTCTTGTCTGCGCCATCAATCACTTTGCCAAGTTCCTGAATCGTTGGGTGATTAAACATGGTTCGCAGTGGAAGCTGTACGCCAAACTGCTGTACAACCTGCCCAGCTACCGCGTTGATTTTTAACGAGTGCCCCCCTAGAGCGAAGAAATTGTCCCGAGCGCTGATTGTGTTTGGATCAAGCTGTAACACATGCGCCCAAATGTGGGTAAGAGTTTTTTCCGTCTCGGTTGTCGCTGACACAAAAATAGATGTGTCGACCCGATCCTGTATGCCAGGCTTCGGTAAAGCCCCTCTATCCACTTTTCCGTTAGGGGTAAGTGGCAATACGTTTTGCTTTACATAGTGCATCGGCACCATGTATTCCGGAAGCACAGTAAACAGATAATCACGCACATCTCGGGCGGAAAATTCCTCCATGGGAACGATATAGGCACATAAGTACTTTGCACCCGTTTCCTCTGAAAGCGCCAAGACCACTGCATCCTTGACCGCAGGATGTCTGCGCATAACCTGTTCAATCTCACTCAATTCGATTCGGTAACCCCGAATCTTGACTTGATTGTCCATTCTCCCGAAGTACTCAATATAGCCGTCCTCCGTGATCCGGCCTACATCACCCGTTCGGTAGAGGACTTGGTAGTCAGGGTCTTCTACCCAGCTAGCATACGGATTTGCTACGAAAACTTTTTGCGTCCGTTCCTCATCTTTGTAGTAGCCGTATCCAACCCCCGGCCCGGCCACACCTATTTCTCCTTTTACGCCTCGCGGGCAGATACACTGATTTTGATCGAGTATGTAAATATGAGTGTTCTGGATCGGTATGCCGATGGGAACCACAATCTGCTGATCGCTGGGCATTTCCCGGATAATGTGGTGGGTAATATCATCGGATGCTTCCGTTGGCCCGTACATATTCACCAATGGAATGTCCGAATAGCAGGCAAACCAACGCCGTACCAGAGGGGCAGGTAACTCCTCTCCTGTCACTGCCATCCACCGCAGATCAGGGAAGCCGCGTTCTGAGTCGGACCATTCTTGAACGAGATCAAGTAGCACGGAGAGCAGAGATGGTACCACTTCTGCTACGGTGACGCGGTTGGAACGCAGTACGTCATGAAGGGCCTGCGTATCCATAACCGTCTCTGTATCGACCACTTGCACAGAGCCACCCACCAACAAAACAGCCAGATATTGCCATACAGAAATGTCGAAGCAAAGAGAAGCCGTTTGTGCGACAAGATCATCCTCGCAGAGGGATAGGTCGTTGATTTTAGCAAAAATGTGGTTAATCATTCCACGATGGTGCACCATTACGCCTTTTGGTTGTCCAGTCGTGCCCGATGTGAAGATGATATATGCCAAGTCTGTTCCCGCACTCTCCCGACCGATGTCCTCTCCCGAAAGTGACTCTACGGATTGATCGGATGGACCAAAGACATAGAGATACTTCAGCTCAGGCGAGGATGCTTGAATCGACTCCAATCCATTTAGCAAGTCAGGCTGAGTGATCAACCCTGTAATCTCGCTCTTCTGCACGATGTACAAGATCCGATGCTGCGGATAGTCTGGATCAATCGGTACGTAGGCTCCCCCCGCCTTGAACACCGCGAGTATCGCTACAAGCGTATCTACATTACGCTTCATATAAATACCGATTTTTGTGCCAGGTCGTAATCCTTGCTGGATAAAATGGCGCGCGAGTCGATTAGATCGCTCGTTTAATTCCTGATAGGTGAAAGTTGTTTTTCCGTCTGTCACCGCTTTGCGATGAGGCGTCTTTTTTACCTGCTCCTCAAAGAGGTGATCAAAGCTCTGATCGCGCGGAAAATCAATCCGATTGTCGTTGAATGAAAGAACTAACTCCCGTACCTCTGCCTCAGATAAGCACGCTATCTCGGCGATTTTTTGATCCGGGTGGGTTACGATAACCTGATAAATACGGACCAAGTGCTCCATCATCCGTTCCATCATGGGGAGTTGGTATCTTTGCCCCACGTAACGCACGAGTAATTCGAGCGAGTTCCCCTTTTTAGAAAAGAGGAGCTGCAACTCGCTCGATACCTGTTCCAGACTGTCCTGATCATGAAGAACGTCCAACAAGCAAGTCGCCTCAAAAAAAGGTGTGCTATTCCCCTGCTGAGGTACTTGCAGTTCCTCGATCAACCGCAAGATTGGGTAGTTCTGATGTTCCACAGCGGCCTTTAAGGTCTGCCGAATTTCTTGCAGCAGCTCCTTGATACTCCATTCCGGAAGTACCTGATGACGCAAGGGCAGTACTTTGTTCAAAAACTCACCCGGCTCAGTTTGACGAAAGATAGCCGTTCCAACGCATATGTCCTGATGTCCCGTGTATTTGGACAACAAGATGCCAAATCCACTCAGCAAAGCCATGAACAAACGTTGATCCGAGCCATTGCTTAAATGAATCAACGCCCTGCTCAGTTCGTCCGGAAACACGATGGTCAGCTCACGAAGCTCAGACTGACGCTGAAACGAGGCCCGAGAGTCTGTTGGAAGGTCAAGTGAATGAAACTCTTGAGAGAGGTTCTCCATCCAATAGTCTTTTTCTCGATCAAAATGCCCACTGGCCAGCAAGATGTTTTGTGCCGTTATCGTTGTCAAGCCAATCCCTCTTTTCTGTCCGTCATGTATTTCTTAAAAAGCAAAGTCATCGTCATCCACTTGTCCCTGTGCTACCTGTACTACTCCATGACCGATCTGAAGTTGTCCGATGGTTCGGTTCGGGTGGGCTACCATTTGCTCCAGAAGATTGACAAAATCTTGAGCCATCTTCTCGATTGTTCTTCTGTGATACAAGTTCGTGTTATATTGCCAGTGCATGCATATGTGATCCTCAGCCTTCACCACTTCCAAAGCCAGATCGAGCATGGCAGCTTTGCGTCTGAACTCGTACGGAGCAAACTCGATTTGATCGAGACGGACCTTTTGCTGCTCCGCTGCATGGTGCAGGGTCAGCATGGCGTCAAACAACGGGTTCCTTGCTGGATCACGGGGGAATTGAATCTGGCTTACCAGTTGATCGAATGGATAGTCTCCATGCTCAAAACCGCTTAGCACGTTTTGGCGTACCTGCCCGATATACTCTCGGACAGTCAATTCCTTCTTCGGCCAGTTTCGCAGGGCCAAGGTGTTAACAAACATTCCCACAACAGGAGCAAACTCCGCACGTTGTCTACCATCCATGTCGCAACCGATGACGATGTCTTCCTGATTGCTGTATTTGGATAACAAAACAGAATAGACAGCCAACAGAAGCATGTACAGCGTCGAAGAACTCTGACGGGTAAATGAGTCGAGTTTTTCTAGCCATTCTCCAGACAGCTCAGTCAGCAATTCATCTCCATCAAATGTCATGGTTTGTGTGCGAGGATAATCGGTCGGGATTGCCAACGGCTGCGGCTGCTGAGAAAATGCATCCAACCAGTAGGCTTCATGCTCGGCCCAGCCGATCTCGGCAGCTTGTTCTCTTTGCCACCAAGCGAATTCCTTGGCCTGTACCGACAATTCCGGCAATACCTGTCCTTGGTAAAGGTTACAAAACTCCTCAAGCAAGATGGACTTGGATATGCCATCCGAAATGATATGGTGCATATCAAAAATCAGCAGATGCTCCTCTGATGAGAGCGCAATTAGGCCTATGCGAAGCAAAGGAGCTTGCTTTAAATCGAATGGCCGGAAAAAGCGTTCGATTTCCTTTTCTACCGTTTCCTCGTCTGCTTTCCATGTCTCGATCTGTACAGACAGGTCACCGTGTACTTTTTGCTTCACCTGACCTTCCATCAAATGAAACGAGGTGCGTAGCGCCTCATGTCGTGCGACGAGTTGATCTGCAATGTCTTGAAGACGCCCTGAATCAAGGGAACCGATGATCCGCATCACTCCCGGTGTATGATAGCTGGTAGCATCTTCTTCCAACTGCCACAACAGGTAAAGTCGCTCTTGTGCACCTGTGACAGGGTAATATTCCTGATCAGAGAGCAAGGCGATCGGTTTTTGCTCCGTCTCCTTGAGATGGCCTGTAAGCCTTGTCGCCAAACCACGAATCGTCGGGGCATCAAACAGGTCACGCATAGAAAGCTTCACTTGAAAGTCACTTTCAATCCTGGATAAAAGCTGAATGGCCTTCAGCGAATGCCCTCCCTGTCCGACAAAATGATCAAGTACACCAGGGGATGAAATCTGTAAGACATCCGCCCACAACTCAGCCAGCTTTTGTTCGATCGGATTTACCGGGGCCACGTAATCACTACTGACGCCGGGCTTTACAGCAGGCAAAGCTTTGCGATCGATCTTTCCATGCGGGGTAAGCGGCATCTCGGACAGCTCCATAAAGTAACTCGGGATCATATATCCGGGGAGCCACTCCAGCAGGTGCGCACGAAGCCCATCTGGCTGAATGCCGTCCTTTTGCACGACATAGTAGCAAGCCAGTTCGGTCAAACCCATTTGATCAGTTATAGCCAAAACAGCTACCTGATTCACAGCAGAATGCTGAAGCACGGCGCGTTCCACTTCTTTCAGTTCCACACGATAGCCGCGCACTTGAACCTGGTCGTCCATCCGCCCTAGATATTCAAATACTCCTGTTTCGCTGAGCAATCCTACATCTCCCGTACGGTAAAGGCGCTCGCCGGTATTGGGATGATACGTAAAAGCTTTTTCGGTCAACTCAGGCTTGCCCAAATATCCGTCGGTGATACCAATTCCTCCGATGCAAATCTCCCCCTTGACTTCTGGAGGACAAATTTCCCCCGTCTGTCCAAGGATGAACATATGCGTATTGGCAATGGGAACACCAACAGGGATTCTGAGTGATTCTTCAGCTGGCTGTTCTGTGCAAAGATAGACGGAAGCGTAAATCGCTGATTCTGTCATCCCGTAAATATTGGCGATTCGCGCAATACGGAACAATCGATTCCATTCGCGAACCAGATTAGCAGTCAGCGCTTCTCCTCCATTAAATACCCACTTCAAATTGGGTAACGGGTCTGGTTCATTACGTGAATGCACATGAGCCAGAAACACATTCATCATCGCTGGAACGAATTGGGTGACGGTAATACGTTGCTCTCGCAGCCAGTCATACAATGCTCCTGGATCTTTCCCGTCTTCCTCTTTCAAAATAGACAGCTTTGATCCAACCATCAGGGGCCAAAACAATTCCCACACCGAGTCCGTAAAAGAAATCGAGGTTTTTTGGGCAACCACGTCTGTCTCGCTTAGCGGAAAAGTCTCCTCCAGCCAAAACAACGTATTCAATACCTGTTTGTGCGAAATCATGACGCCTTTTGGTGCACCAGTCGAACCAGATGTGTAGATGACATACGCTACATCATCCTCTGAACCCGCCGGAGCTATCGCCTCATCCTTTTGACCGCGAATGTCGGACGCTGTATAGACTTTGTATCCTTCGTGATGGAAGGAAGTCTCGTCCAAACAAATGATCGTTTCGATGCTGTCAGGTAGATCCGGTATGATCTCGTCCAGATACATGGATTCTGTTACAAGCACCTTGCAGCGACTGTCCTGCAAAAGATAGCGTATTCTAGCTCGAGGATAATGCGGATCAACCGGGACGTATCCCCCACCCGCTTGGAGGATTGCAAGAACTGCCGACACCATACGGGAGCTCCTGTCTGCGAGAATTCCTACGAGTTGCGATGGAACTACACCCGCATCTTTTAAGATACGGGCTAGCTGGTTTGCTTCCGCGTGTAGTTCTGCGTATGTTCTTTCTCGATCCGCCTCTACCACTGCGACTCTATCAGGCGTTTTTTCCGCTTGCTCTACGAACAGTTCAGCGATTGTTACATTGCTGCGATACGGTTTGTCTGTCTGATTGACTCGGGTTAACAAGTTCGCTTCATCATCAGAGAGCAGGTTAAACTCGTTCAGATCCAGATCGAGCTGCATACGTCCATTCATTGCGACTCTTCCCCTTTTTAGGTGGTGGTGAAAAATTCCCGTAAACGGTTAATTCCCTCGTTATACTTGGCGGCAGAGTATGAGAGGCGCAGTGTGTTCGGGATGCCAAAGTCTGAACCCGGTACCGTCGCCACATGTGTAGCCTCGAAAATTTGCGTAGCCAACTCAAGCGAGGTGCTGATGCCTTTTCTCTTCATAAATGCTTCGCAGTCAATCGTAAAGTAGAAGCTGCCTCTCGCTGGCAGAGCACGAACATCCGGTACATTTTGGAAAGCGTCAATCGTGTAGTCCCGACGACCTTTGTACAGTTGGACCAAATGATCAACCTCATGCTGGTAATCAAGCGCAGCCATTGCTCCGAACTGTACGACTGGGTCAGCAGTGAGCAGTGTGTGGTGCTGAATGACCGTCAGTGGCTGTACCAGCTCATCCGGTACGATCGCATATCCGACACGTCTGCTATACATCCGATACGCTTTGGAAAACGCATCCGTTGTGATGAAAGTAGACTTGGTATTTTGCAGTTGCATCACAGATTCGCACTCGTCATCGAAGTAGGTATTCGCATAAATCTCGTCATTGATAATAGCCGCACGGCCGTCTACAATGCTGTCGATCGTATACAATTCCTCTTTTGTAAGAATATTTCCCAACGGGTTGCCTGGCGTGTTGATCACGACCACTTTCGTCTTGTCTGTAAAGTTCTCTTTAAACGAATCCACATCAAGTCTCAACGTATCCAGATCAATTTTGTAGTAACGAACTTTCGCACCGACTAGCAGCGCGCAGAAATGGTAGAGCGAGTAGTACGGAAGTGGTAGCAACACTTCATCGCCCTCTTTAAGCAGGAGGTAGAACAGGTTACGGAAGAGTGTGCTGGTACCGACGCTGATCACGAAATTCTCAGGTTTGATTGACACATCGTATTTTGTTTTATAGTGGGTCGCGAGCTTATCTTTCAGCTCTGGCAGACCACCTGGATATACGAGCGAATATTTTTCAAAGCTGTTCAATGCCTGTTGCATGGAATTGATAATTTCGGGATGCAGCGGCATTTCTGACTTCCCAAGAGTCATGCGGATCGCTTCTCCACCGTTTCTCTCAAGCTCATTTGCCATCTGGTCCAGTACAAACATCAAAAAGCGCTCGTCGTGAAAATTAATTGAGGATCTGATTTCCATATTCTCCTACCCCTTTATTTTCGATTTTTCTGCTAACATTTTTAGGATTTTCACATAGCGATCCGAAAGCGATTCAACATACGCCGTCTGAAGCATAGCTGGATCATAGGTAAAAACGACATGGATACCTTCCGAAGTTTCTGCTACCTGAAGAACTAGCGGACTTCCTGCCATTTCTGGCTCAACCGACCGTTTGACTTCACGTTTCCAAACAGCTGACTGAGCTTTGAATGGTATCGTCTGGTTGACAAAAAGTGTCGGCCATTCCATATTTGTCGTCGCCTGCCAGTGCTCTGACGGATACAACGCGAGTGCTTGCATACGGGCACGTACTTGCTTTGTTTGATCCAATAATTGTGAAAACGAACTGATCGTCTGCATATCGATGGTGAGCGGTACGATGTTGTCAAAGTTGCCTAGCGTTTGTTCCAGCACACCTTGCGTCCGATTCGTCGTCACTACTCCAAGCATCAAACTAGGCAATTGGGTGACCTGTCGAAGCAACAGCAGGTAAGAGGCAAGCAAGATGTCTCCCAGCTCCTGATTGGAATAAGCAGCTACATGTAGCAAGTCGGCGTGACCTGAAGGGTCGATATACTGCTCGACTTGTTGCTTCGCTACCCCTCCCGTACCAAATGGTTGAGCAGAATGTGGATTAGCTGTTGTCAACCACTCGTGACGCTGGGACTCGAGATGTCCGTAATCAAGCATTTTTTTCTGCCAAACAGCGAATGCTTCGTAGCGAGGCTGTTCTTCCGTCGCTGGTTCATGCCCTTCTGCAATCGCCTGATACAGAGCCTCCCATTCCTCCAGGAGAAGTCCGAGACCTCGCCAATCACTTAAGGAGCTATGTAGACTTCCAATCAGCCGATAGCGGTCAGCAGCCATCTTTATCAGTTCAAAATGAGCCAAACATCCTGATTTGACCTTAAACGGCCTCTTCTGTATGGCAGTCAATCGTTCTCGCAACCATACCGTTGCCTCTGCCTCACTTTTCTCTTGTAAATCACAGAGCGCAATCGGAATCGGTTCGGATAAGCCTTGGGGCGACAGCGGAGGAAAACGTCGCACGAGAGCTTGCCATGCTTGCTGCATATACGACAGTTCGATCCTGCTCCGAAGCTCGATGTCAAAACATCTGACAGCCACAATGCCATCTTCTTGTTCCTGCTTCAGCAAGCGTTCCTGAACGAAGGAATAGATGGGCGTTCTTTCCGAATGAAACTCGCCTAGAATCGGCTTAGGTCTTTCGGCGGCTGATTTTCCGTCAGTCAAAAGTAGGTAGGGGGCATCTGTCAGTTGCAGATTGCGTCCTGCCTGGTCTGCAAAAGAAACGGGTATGCCGCACGCTAACAAGGTGTCGATCCGTTCGGTCAAGTTCGCTACCAGATCCTCGATTTGGTAAACACCACAACCACTT is from Brevibacillus brevis and encodes:
- the edeK gene encoding edeine non-ribosomal peptide synthetase EdeK; this translates as MTTITAQNILLASGHFDREKDYWMENLSQEFHSLDLPTDSRASFQRQSELRELTIVFPDELSRALIHLSNGSDQRLFMALLSGFGILLSKYTGHQDICVGTAIFRQTEPGEFLNKVLPLRHQVLPEWSIKELLQEIRQTLKAAVEHQNYPILRLIEELQVPQQGNSTPFFEATCLLDVLHDQDSLEQVSSELQLLFSKKGNSLELLVRYVGQRYQLPMMERMMEHLVRIYQVIVTHPDQKIAEIACLSEAEVRELVLSFNDNRIDFPRDQSFDHLFEEQVKKTPHRKAVTDGKTTFTYQELNERSNRLARHFIQQGLRPGTKIGIYMKRNVDTLVAILAVFKAGGAYVPIDPDYPQHRILYIVQKSEITGLITQPDLLNGLESIQASSPELKYLYVFGPSDQSVESLSGEDIGRESAGTDLAYIIFTSGTTGQPKGVMVHHRGMINHIFAKINDLSLCEDDLVAQTASLCFDISVWQYLAVLLVGGSVQVVDTETVMDTQALHDVLRSNRVTVAEVVPSLLSVLLDLVQEWSDSERGFPDLRWMAVTGEELPAPLVRRWFACYSDIPLVNMYGPTEASDDITHHIIREMPSDQQIVVPIGIPIQNTHIYILDQNQCICPRGVKGEIGVAGPGVGYGYYKDEERTQKVFVANPYASWVEDPDYQVLYRTGDVGRITEDGYIEYFGRMDNQVKIRGYRIELSEIEQVMRRHPAVKDAVVLALSEETGAKYLCAYIVPMEEFSARDVRDYLFTVLPEYMVPMHYVKQNVLPLTPNGKVDRGALPKPGIQDRVDTSIFVSATTETEKTLTHIWAHVLQLDPNTISARDNFFALGGHSLKINAVAGQVVQQFGVQLPLRTMFNHPTIQELGKVIDGADKTILKRRFPVEARSYYPVTAAQRKFFILQQLNPADTSLHITAARFIEGALNREKVEHAFQGLVDRHESLRTSFDYLDGQVVQIVHDSLVFRLEVSEASAEQLEASLATFVRPFDLRQAPLLRAGLIRVEPEKHLLLFDMHHIVSDGVSMDILVEDFVRLYAGVLLPALEVQQKEFAVWQESALESGELQADYWTDMFTSPAPLLAIPTDYERPESLTFPGATIEFEISAEERQRLQDLAAEEHATLYIVLLSVYNMLLAKYSGQEDVVVGTPVAGRKFAEFDDVIGMFINTIPLRNYPKGEKTYREFLAEVREHTLASFEQADYPIDLFVQTLGLEPNTGRQPLFDTIFVLQNMDNPEGELELEGMIVKNYPLQNNTAKLDLHLSAYPVFDRLTCKLDYRSDLFRRETMEQFVSDFKSLLQQVMEDPERLLQDFELTREVALIQAQGVDWDFEF
- the edeJ gene encoding edeine non-ribosomal peptide synthetase EdeJ: METTISQNILLTSRKFSREEQYWHEKLQGEWTLSLLPTEGTEKEGDGEEETNEISFVFPDDLNAAVAAHCDHHPMKLYLFLLSTFQIMLNRYKQTDDMIILTPVFQNPLPPNAWNRVLPLRVRMHPEATFAEVAKEGKQLVKEAMEHQNYPFSQMMQWLDLSDTDLKTLLDTAFVLENMQDIAALEGLSLQVVFACKQTEDGITGRVRYAGEQFQEAVIERMISHYLQILREVVVDPKRLVHTIDMLTEAERTDLLYTRNQTDVPHSAPKPIHQLIEEQAARTPHLTAAVFGHKTLTYAQLNGKANFLARMLKDRGIGRGSYVPVLMNRSLNLVISLLAVMKTGAAFVPLDVQSPNERKKQLLDELDCPVTLIGPEIHQEPSFVQMTRAVIVDADDIQEEEDLTVQVDVNDPIYVIYTSGSTGKPKGAVVPHIGIFNRFRWMDEHYGCTEQDAIFQTTPHHYDSSVWQLFWPLLHGGRTVLPIPEFEMTLDQVLHAISTYQITITDFVPSVFNLLVDQMETRMDIHDSLSSIRHLILGGEEITAHTVQLFLQRFPHVRITNLYGPTETSIGVIYFEIDHTHQGPIPIGKPIANTKILLLDSNRKLVPAGHQGEIYITGLCLGHGYLHDPEKTAASFVDNPYPEIGYQKLYKTGDLGRYLPNGNIKFCGRIDHQVKVRGHRIELGEIDEVLLSHPLVKECAVVFQEEKARLCAYYVSNAQELTASDLRGYLSERLPDHMIPSFFVSIEKMPLTAGGKINRKLLPEVDEQQASDAEYVAPRNEKEEQLVTIWKEILGIEKVGVHDSFFQLGGNSLLLLKMHAQIVKQVDSEISVAHLFSYYTIAMFVDFLEQRKQDQFASMEDQSDDDESLLELLREVKEGVLSVDKGAELIDKRKGN